DNA from Ziziphus jujuba cultivar Dongzao chromosome 2, ASM3175591v1:
CTTTCTCTTGTTTCCCTCACCAAATTAAAGCTCTATAAACTTAATAATTAAATAGGAATTCTCGTATTATAATCTTCTGAATATGAGTATCAATCACTTCCCTCTTACTTTTCCTGGTGACTTCCATATGTTTATGTAACATTGTAACGTAAACAGTCCAGCTTCTCATATGCGTTAGAAAAGGGACATCTATAATATTCAAAAGTCCAGGTCAAAACTTGACTTGTTTGGTAAACTATTCGGTGACTTTAGCGTTAGAAAGCTATAACGGTCTTTTCCATAGATCCTTATCAACAagactaaaagaaaaagaaaaaaatgaagtacTAGACAAACACAAAGATTAGAAAGACCCAACTGAAACATTAAATTAGCTATAAAAGTTCTCTCTATTTATCCCTCCATACCATTGTCAATGTCTATAAATTTGGTTTAGGTATGCTCATATATATTGCGTCACACAttattgcaatatatatatatatatatatatatgcatatgacaTCATACATGAACCATTGTGgtttaataataattgttatttaattagttatagTGGtcctttgaaaaaataaaataaaagttaaagcGGTGTGGACCATACAATTAATGGAGATTGTATATGGTGAACAATACTATCatagaagaaaagaaacaaaaagtatagataaaaatttaaaaaattatctttacTCTAACACAATTAATGGAGATAAATGGAGATTGTATATTGTGAACAAGACTCTcatagaagaaaagaaaaataaaaagtatacaaaaaataaaaaactatctTTACTCtaacacaaaattaaaattatggaCAACGATAATTGGCAAGCATGCTTTTCTTTTATGCATTCTAAGAATGTTCAAAATATGGGCAGAGGGTAATACAATTTGTTCATTCAATATGATCTTTACACTAAAACAATGGAATCCAATCAATATTTCCTTACACTAAAACCATGGAATCCTTTGCTTGCTTCAGACACTAGAGATCAAGAGGACTTTAATCGTATCATTATAAAGATGCCAAAGGCAAATTAAGCATCCATGAACATTGGCTTGCTAAGATAATGCACTTGAAACTCTACTTTTACATGTACATAAAAgtcaattatcaatttttttattactgcTTTAAACAAAGCCACTCTGTTTTGGTTTTGTGACTGTATACACATTTTCAAGCTAGACTACAACATTCTCATTACCAAATGCTTAGTTTTGTTATGAATCAgagaaaaaacaatgaaaagacCAATTGGCATGAAAAGTTATCATTCCTTTTCAAGTGTAAGATATGTAAATGTTCGTGTGCTTGAATTCTAAGatacaaattaatttgataaatttgttaGATAAACTCAACtagcaagaaaaaataaataaataaaaattgtcttACATAACAGTCCCAGACCTAGATCCCTATCAACAAGAAtagtagaaataaaaataaaaataaaaatgacacAAAGAGTACAAAGATCCAACTAAAACATTAAATGACTACAACAAATCTCTGTATTTATCCCACCATATCATTGTCAATAGACTACAAAATTGGTTTaagtatatatgtacatatatatatatatatatctcttacATCATACATGTACCATTGTTAATTACCTATAGCAGTCTTTTATTAGCTATATTTGTTTTCACCATTCTCAACACCAAGTCCCCTTCAAATTCAATGTCCTCATTAAGGGGTGAAAACTAATTTTCTTAGTATATGACCCAGAGATAAGTCTACATGTTTTCGTAATACTTTGTTAACGGTTTATCCAAAGATGAAATCTTGGAAGGCTGGCAGTGGCTGCTGTTCTTCTTGGGATGGTGTCTCATGTGATTTGGCAACTAGTTATGTAATAAGCCTTGACCTCAGCCGAGTTGGCTTCATGGGTCTCTGCTTTCTAACAGCAGCCTTTTCAGCTTGCTTCATCTTCGAAAGCTCAACCTTGCCTTCAACAACTTCACTTCTTGCCCGATTCCTTCGGAGTTTGGCCAACTTTCAAGGTTAACCCAACTAAACCTCTCTAATTCTATGTTTTATGCGCATATTCCAATATCTGAAATTTCAAGGCTTACAAATTTGATTTCACTTGATCTTTCTGACAATTTCTATGAATTGCACGATAATGTTGTTATGCTTGCTTTGCATATGAAAGAAGGAGTGGCGGGAAGGCTTCCACAAAACATGACCAATTTAAGACAACTTTACCTTGATTTCGTGCAAATTGATTCACCTGTACCTATTCACTTTGCAAATTTATCTTGCTTGACACATCTCTCTCTTCAAGATTGCAATTTGCATGGTGAGTTTCCAAATGATATCTTCAATTTGCCTAACTTACAGTTTATCCAGCTGTCTTAAAACGGCAATCTTTCTGGTGCTTTTACTTAATTTCATTCTGGCAGTATGCTCAATTTATTGGATCTTTCTGCTACAAAATTTTCAGGAAAAGTACCAAATTCTATTGGCAACCTTAAATCCTTGAATATTTTGTATCTCTACCCTTGTAGATTTTTCGGAGTTATTCCTTCTTCAATTGGAAATCTTACTGAACTTATAGATCTTCGCCTTTGGAAAAATGGATTTAGCGGTCAAATTCCATATTCACTTGGAAACCTCACATGGTTGGAAGTTTTGATTTTTGCAAGTAACTCTTTCAGTGGCAAACTCCCAATATCAGTCCCACCTCGTGTCGAAAATCAATCGAATGTACGGAGAACGATCTGACAGGTTCAATTCCATCCGTTATTTCTAACTTGACATTCCTTGAGTGGCTTCATCTGTCAGAAAATTTAGTCACTGAAGTCATTCCTGGTTCTTTATTTAAAGTGCCTTCTTTGACATACTTATCTTTGGAAAACAATCAGTTTACAGGCTATCTCAACATCCAAAACGTCTCTAATTTATCCCAATTGGAATCTTTGATATTAAGTGGAAACAACTTAATTGGACATATTCCAAGTTCGGTGTCCAAATTCACAATGCTTTCCTATCTTAACCTCGATTCAAATGATTTAAGTGGCAGACTCGATTTTAGCATCTTCTTAGAGAAGAGTTCGCTTTCTTCTATGGTTCTTTCAAATAACAGAGGCTcatttataacaaatttaagTACAACATCCACTTTCTCCAATCAATTTCAGGGAATGTATTTATCCTCTTGCAACATTAGAGAGTTCCCAATATTCCTAAAAACGTAAGGTGAATTGGAGGAATTAGATCTTTCCAACAATAATATCAGCGATCCAATGCCGAAATGGTTGTTAAGCGTTGGGATAGAGACCTTGTATAACTTGAATCTTTCTCAGAACTTCATTCGCAGTTGGGAAAAAACTCCGTTAATTCCTCCGTGGAAGGCAATCAATACACTTGACCTACATTCAAACATGTTGCATGGATCACTTGTTGTTCCACCAATGTCCACAACATACTTTTCCATCTCAGAAAATAGTTTGGTTGGAAGAATTGATCCACTGTTCTGTAAATTGACGGATCTTAGATATCTTGATTTGTCAAGCAACAATTTGAGTGGTACTTCAGTAGCTTTCTCTTGGTTCTAAATCTAAGAGGAAACAACTTGAATGGCAACATGCCTAGGACATGTGGGGATGGGAACCAATTACAAACATTGGACTTGAGCTACAACAATTTACATGGAAAGATTCCAAAGTCTTTAATTAAATGCAAAGAGCTGTATATTCTAAATCTCGGCCACAATCAAATGACTGACAAGTTTCCTTTTATGGTACAGAGTTTTTCGAAGCTTCAAGTTCTCATTTTATCTTCCAATAAATTTTATGGTCCAATATGGCATCCACATAGGTTTTTCGGCTTTGTGAACTTAAATATCATTGATCTATCCTTCAATGACTTTACTGGAAGTTTACAGTCACACTATTTTTGAAATTGGACTTCAATGGAAGAAACTTCATATAATAAGTCACAATTGAATTACATTGGTGAGGGATACTATAGCTACTCTGTCACCATGGTAAATAAGGGACAAGAAATTCCTTACATTAGAATTTTTGCTTTCTTCATGAGCATTGATTTCTCAAATAACAAATTTCATGGAGAAATTCCAAGGACAATACGGGGTCTTCGAACTTTAGTTGTGCTCAACTTGTCAAGTAATAATTTTACAGGACCCGTTCCACTATCTTTAGGGAATCTGATTAAGCTTGAATCCTTATATCTCGCTAAAAATAAGCTTTCCGGTCAAATCCGTCAGCAGTTTACTAGACTCATGTTTCTTGAATATTTGAACCTCTCTGATAATGAACTTGTGGGGCCAATACCTCAAGCAGGACaaattggtatatttgaaaattcgTCTGAGGGAAATTGGGGATTATGTGGTCCTCCATTGTCAAAAAAGTGTGGAACCTCTCTTTTACCACCTCATGACAATGAGAAATCAGGTGATTCAATATTATCTGGTTTTGGTTGGGAAGCTGTTGCGATAAGATATGGATGCGGACTCATAATCGGATTGATGCTCGGATATATCATCACCTCAAGGAGCCCATACTTGGTGTTCAAGATTTTTCATGTGATCCCACCAATGAGACTAAAAGGAATAAACAGTTGAAAGTGCTTCAAGTTAAAGTAGAAGAACTTGGATTCTTGTGGCTGAAGTAagtgataaaaattttgaatatgaatatatttattcttACTTGAAGAAAATTTGACATGTCTACCTTTTTTTGTGCTTTATATTATTGATGCAGTGAAGCAACAAGGAAGCCTAGAGCTTGAAGATGATGCTAGCTGTTGACAAGTTACCATTACTCAGTAATTTGTGTTCTACTGATGGTGTCTCATTTAAACTGTGCTTTGTCTGGTTTATTAAgtaatatttagttttatttttgtacGAAACAGTTGTTCAAAATGATGCATTTTGTTTTCTCTAAGCTTTGCATGATAAAAATCTTCTTGTCAAAGAAGCTTACATTTCTTGCTGCCATTTCTGGTTTTCTAAAAGCTTATAAGCTTTGTTGTATTAATAACATTCAGTCTCAGAAGTTTTAGAGGTCTTCCTCTTCTCTtctgttgagtttgatgttttTCCATATAGACCTCCTAATCAATTAAGATTTTGAAGAGTCTAAACTATCATCTTAGCAAGCGATCCTATAAGCAATACCTTAATCTTTTAGCatattataatttgaatttcttttgctATGCTTTTTAAACTGTTTCAATATTGGCAATTATGCTTCTCATATGCATTATTAAGGACATCTATATGGTCTTCAAAGGTTCGAGTTCTGAATATGAGCTGAGAGTAACAGTTACTTTGAAGATGAATCAGTTGCAAAGTTCATTAGTCATACTACTAGAATGCATGGATTTCTTGCCCTCATGCATCTGATCAAACTTGCATCTTTTGCTTCCCTTTTTGTTAAGAATTTGGAAAATCAGTATGAATTGAATTGGAGAAGCTCTTTATGACCTTcaacttaaaaaatttgaagaaaatagaGATTCATGCTGGTTGGACATCTTTGAAGGTCATACCATTAGGACTATCAAGGTATATTAGAATTCATACAGCATTCATTTTGTttctgtttgtaaattaatacaCTATATATGCACTTTGATATACCAATAACAGAGCATATGATAAACCTCATTTTGTTAGCTCATGGAGTAGAGGCTGGTCAagcatttgattttagtttGGTTTAGTTTTGGGAATTGGGAAAGAACATTCAGTCCTTCCATATTTATAGAACATAACTAACATAATGAATTCTTAGGATTTACAAATTCTAGTACCCGGATAAATACTTCCTTTAAATCCTAAAAAAGTGCACTATTTTGATACGAATATCCTTTTCGTTCACTATTTCTTTACACTAATAcaattgaatattaatttttttgcttgacAGACACTAGAAGAGGAAACTATTTTGAAAACAAGCAGCAAACAGGCTCTAGAGATCAAGGGGACTGCATATTGAATAATTGCAAAGATACCATAGGAAAATTAACCATCCATGAAGGTTGGCTTGCTAAGATGTTGCACTTGGAACTCTACTTGTACAGTCCATGTGCACAAAGATTATCTTAGTATGCAATCTTATAAGCAGTACCTAATCTTGAATAGATCTTATAATTtgcatttccttctttttttcttttttttttaatgatagtCGAACTGTTTCAATTTTGGAAAGCATGCTTCTTACATGCATTATTATAAGGACATTTTATGATCTTCAAAAGTTTGAGTTCCAAATTTGAGCTGAGAGTAACATATATTTTGAAGATGAATCGGTAACATATGGTTCTCCAGTTGTATTACTAACAATGTATGGATTTCTTCCCCTTTTGTTGAGAATTTTGATAATCAGTATGGATTGAATTGGAGAAGCTCTTTATGGCCTTCATCTTAATAAATTTGAAGAAGACCATAGAGCTTCATTTTGGTTGGACATCTTTGAAAGTCAGATCGTTTGGACTAATAGGTATGTCAGTACTGGTACAgctttctattcttttttttttttttttttttttttttggtaacttaATATACTGTGTATACCAATAATAGAGCATACGATAAACCTCATTTATTTAGCTCATTCAGTAGAAGCTAGTCAAGCATTTTGATTTTACTTTGGTTTATTTTTGGGAAAGACATTCGGTCCTTGCATAATTAAAGAAATGCTGCTATTTTGATACAAGTATTCTGTTCATTCAGTATTTCTTTACACTAATAGAAtcgaatatttttattattattataattattattattgaataaaattatcattattattattatttgcttcaCAGACGCTAGCATGGAAAATTGTTCTGAAAACAAGGGGCCAAACAGACCCTACAGATGAAGTGGACTGTATATTGAGTCATTGCGACGATTCCAAAGGAAAATTAACCATCCATGAGGATTGGCTTGCTTAGATATTGCACTTGAAACCCTACTGGTACAGGTACGTAGAATTCAATCATCAATCTTTTTGTTGCTTCTTAAAACAGAGCCATTCTGTTTTGGTTTTGGGACTATATGGACATTTTCAAGCTTATTCAATTACCAATATTTTTGCTGCTTCTTAAAACAGAGCCACTCTTTTGATTTTGGGACTATATAGACATTTTAAAGCTTAGAAtgcaatattttcatataaaaaagaagCTAATGGCTGATAATAAATCACAGTTTGAACTATATTATTCCTTCTCATATAAAATGAAagctttccatatatatatatatatatatattgctgcaGTAAATTAACTATCCATGAAGGTTGGCTAGCCAACATGCTGCACTTCGAACTCTTATAAGTCAATAGACAATCTTTTAATACTTCTTGAAACAGAGCCACTCTGTTTTGGTTTTATGACTATATAACACATTTTCAAGCTTTGAGTActgcaatattattttatcttgaaGGAAAATAATGGCTGATACATTTAAAGttgaacttttatttttcttctcatataaAATGAAGTTTTGCGTATATTTATTTCGGCAGGGTATTAGCTGTCatgattagaaaaaagaaaatgaaccaAAGGCAGTTCATTATGTGAACTTTAGTCTGAAGGCAGCCATTACAGGACGAAAATTGCTAGTACTGGGTTTTCACAATGCTTTGAATGCTTGGGAAGCTCAAATTAAGTCATAAACTTTTGTACATAATGTTCAAAAATACGTAATTTTTAATCTTTCACTCATAGCCAGCATCTTCATTTAGAAGAAATTATGTATTGGCTCAATTTTCCATTGTTGGATCCACTTCCTATTAGTTATCATTTTTGGAATTAAGGGGGGTTTAACATGCTATTGAAGCACTCAAGACCAAAAGGTCTTGTGTTGCATCTTGGCAGTCCATTTGAATTTGTATTTGCGTTAAATATcccggtttttttttttttttccttctccatACGTGGTTGCTTCTCTTTTCTCAAAGTCTAGgaagaaaacaaatttctaGACAAAAACATTATTGATATAAggacttaaaaaaagaaaacgaaaaaaaagaCCCTATGTCATACATCAgtcttattatttaattatggtgGTGGACCACGACAAGACCTTCCAAGGAACTAATAAcatcaaaagtaaataaataaataattaaatgagcACTGTTTGGTGACTAgattgatttttagttttatatttttattttttaatacttaaataagtaatttgtttttcttaaatgTTAGGCATCTTACATAACAATAAAGGTtaaagggaaacaaaaaaaaaaacaaaaacaaaaaaaaagaaaaggaagaaaaaaaggcaaatgGAATACAACTtcaaattgctttttctttttttcccttcaaatttattgttatttcagATATATAACAAACCATAACTAACATTAACTAAAACTTTATATATGcaaattatacacaattaatagataaaaatataataaaaaaaatagaaactacTAAAACTAACCATGTTCCGGAAAAGTATTGTTTTCAACCAATAAACAGCactacaaaaatacaaaaatgtacTTACAAAGACCGGGctggaataaatatatattttctcactCGTAACGTCTGTTAAATATGGAGAGGCATAATATCATTCAGCTGCTCTTAGTTTTGCTGGTGATTCTCTGATGTCCATATCCGCTTGATTCATATTCTCTGCTCAATTCTTCTACAATTACTTTCTCCAGATTGACCGCCTCGCCAAAGCTCTATTTTATCGCAACTAAACCTTCAACACATAAATAATTTGCattgctttttcattttttattttttggagaatATGGTCAAGCATGCTTCTCATCATATTGCATTATAGGGACATGTATGATCTTCCAAAGTGAAATTCCAAATTCGAAGTGTGAGTAACATATACCATACATACTCTAAGTACATACGAATCGAGCGCGGGGTCCATCGGTCATATTACTAACAATGCATGGATTTATTGGCCCTGATACATCTGatgaaatttacatttttttcttccctttctaCTGATAATTTGGAAAAATCAGTATGCATGGAATTGAAGAAGCTCTTTATGTCTTTGAAATCACCAAAAATAGAGCACATGCTGTTTAGACATCTTTTAAGATCAGATTTTTAACTTCCAGTTTcttaatatatttctatttgtCTTTATTAATTGTTTCCAACGCTCAATAGCAAGTCCCCTTCAAATTCAATATCCTTATTAAGGATGAAAACTAATTTTAGTGTGTGACCAAGAGATAAGGGCTATATAAATCTTCGTAGACCATCCGTATTgcaaatactaaaataaaaaataaatcaccaGACAAACATATTAATACTGCATTAGTATTAATATGTTTGTCtggtgatttattttttattttagtatttgcaataattttcaagaaactctctattttaaaaagtcaaattcttAAAAAACATCATCCAATCCACTTTTTAAACCAAATACACTATGTATATTGAATATTTCTATTTCTCTTTATTAATTGTTTCCAACGCTCAACGACAAGTCCCCTTCAAATTCAATATCCTTATTAAAGGATGAAAACTAATTTTAGTGTGTGACCCAGAGATAAGGGCTTTATAAGTCTTTGTAGACCATCCGTATTGCAAagactaaaaagaaaaacaaatcacTAGACAAACATATTAATACTGCAAAGACTTTAAAGCATTTccaataaactttttttattttaaaaggttAAATTCTTATAAAGTATGTTTCAACCtacattttattttgactttttagaataaaaagtgGGATTGACTCTTCAAACATAAATAACCAAATACACTTTGTATATTGAATATTGTATACTTTAATTTAATGTTGaacaaaattccaaaactactaccatattttaattattaattttattgcttCTACCTATTGGCACTTCTTTTAATTATGGAATTCATGtcaaaaaaaagggaaacaaacatgtcaataaatgtttattgaaaaaaataaaaataaaatgcataattgAGAGAGTATTATTGGAAAACCTTTTAAAGCTCCActctttatatttaataatgttCTTTAACAAGAGGCCCTTCGGAGATATGCTCTTACATCCTGATTTTTACAGTGCTTTGAAAGCTCTGAAAGCTCAAAGTAGGTCATTTGCTTTTGTacataatgttaaaaaatacataatttgtaatttttctcTCATAGCCAGTAACTTTATTTAGAAGAAAGCATTTTGGTTGAGTACTTCATGTCGAAGAAATCTTAATAACCCTCTTTACAAATTACCGTAACAGATCACTATAGATATGCATAGTCTCATATTAGATTCTAATGTATGCCAATGCATTCCTTTGCCTTAGCTTCAATACTCTGTTTTTATGCCTCTGTTTCTTCAATTTCATTATATCCGACTGCCTCCAAATATATTAAGCCACTTCTTATCACAGTTATTTCAAATATAAcctaacatatattattattaaagtacAAGTTCTTCGCCTAGTaataattgccaaaaaaaaaaaaaaagagactaaTGTAAGATTTGTCAAAAGTTCCCAGTATAGGTTTTACAAAATCTAATAGAAATTAAGACTGTAATCTCTAAAAAATAATGGTCATTCTAAGCATTTATCAAAAAAGTAATAGCAAAACAAATAAGGAATTATTTTGAATAGTCGTTTCGATGAAATTTCATaagtaaaagatatatatatatatatgcaaaagtaATGTAACCGTAAGGAATGTAATTTATCTCGACCAATTTGTTACTTAATATGGAAAATAattggaaatttcttttttctatgtGGTTGTTAATAACTGAAAGCTGATATCTTTCATGAATAtatgaaaaatgttatttatcacAATTGGTAAATAATTACCAATTGGATCTATATGccatataacaatttaaataattattattaaaagattcatttttaatattttaaaataaaaattaatagaattaaatattccaattcaaatatGCACATAAGCTAGTAATTTTTATCAATGGTAATAAATAGCAagattctaaatatattttgccaatttgtaAAATAGCCAatccaccttcaaaatcaatatgagaaaaatattgtagTTTTGTTGAAATATGTATTGACTCCATATATTATGTACTAGCATCAATCCCCTGCAATGCACGACATGTATAACTATAATAaatgatttcaaaaataatctataataattaattatattaaaatctaataattacatgtggaaaaaattttactaactatcttactttaaatatatataatatcatgaataataataaaataataatatttaagcctttgatgttattatatattacatgcaCATTTACATACAAAACTTGAAATTATATTATctgtattatttgttataaaaaataatttaaaataatctaaaatagtaaaaaataaaataaatgaaaattagatATACagaaacaaataacaataataataataataaaattattattattattttaatattggtaTGATGGGCAATGTTGGCTGGTTTAATTATGGTGGGTGACAACCATTCCACATGTAATTTATGGAATATATTATTAGAATGATATGTATTAGATGATAATTGTTTATTGTATAAACCAGACAATACGTCtataattgtaaaataaataaacaaaattatatatttatatatacatttaaaactttaaaaaaatagaaaatatatttattttcttatctgtgtgtatgtaatatttaatttctaATAATGAAAGTGATATAAATGAAAACTAAgactttaattatattttatctttctgTCTTACATAATTCCATATTCtaaattttgaactttaaaaTAGATATTGCCATGCatctaatattttaaaagacttttgtAGAATACGTTTGCCTAACTGATTTTTGCAGAATTTATTAGACTTCTATGAagcttacaaaataataaaaactcttCTAGAATTATATAGACCTTTATAGTATTTTATAGACCttcattttaaaagattttaatgaATATTAATGGACATTCATAGACATTGTTAGatctttattttctaaaatataaatatagattttatgggaataaaattatatttctcatgtcaataaaatatttattgaaagaaTCAAATACAAAATCACCACTACAAGGAAAATTTGCTTATAaaaaatagaattgaaaatttataactttcaaatagtgtatatatatatatatatatatattcctttttctttttgattttttgcctACATATTTTGGATATGGTTCATAAATGTTTTgaccaaaattatattttttcatatgggCTCAACTGAAACTCAAAAACTATTCACAAAATGATTGGCGAGTTTTTATGGACTTACAATTTTTTATCTTCTCTTTTTCATATATCTTTGTAATTGCAAATATAAATGTTTCAATCTGGTTTTTAACTCTGATAACCAGAAAATGACTagaaattgaattatatatatatatatatattttaactgttttcaaatttgttttgtATGTTGGGACGTTAAACTATATTGGATTAGAATGAGctatttttttcctcaaattaTTTACATTATTAAGTCAATCTTATTTTCAGCTCttctaaaaattgttattttaggtGTTATTTCTAACTCCCTCAACATAACATAACAcgaaagatattaatatattaataaaactatACACTATttacaaaaacgaaaaaaaaaaaaagtgaaacttAAATGAAATAGTAAAATGATAGTTGTATGTAGGATGTGAATCAATCATTTTCTTTTGTATTATTCcactttataaataaattaataatctaataataacatttttaaaggTATTTTTAATTACAAACGGATAGGGAATGAACACTGGGTTCTATGATAGTATTAGAGTTTTTCCGATTAGAAGTGGGAGAAGCACAAAAAATGGTTTGCGGGATTAACTTAGTTAGaattatttcaaaagttttgaaataaatggatcactcattttttaaataaatattttcattttggtttaaaaataaaaaaaagtttgatttaaaaattcataaaatattattatcattgatatttgaaatactatattatttttataaattttttaaaaaaattaattaaatatttttaaacttttataaatttaaaaaaaaattaaaatttatattgaatatCTTTGTCTTTTTTATAAAAGTCTTTCACAATGTATTAAATACAtctaatcttttaaaatttaaaaaaaaaaatctaaaaagtgTTTGAAAATTCATACTGAATACACAGTAACAATTGTATTTGCCTTTTGCGTTTCCAACGTTCTCAACAGCAAATTACTTTCAAATTTTTACTGTTTCCAACGTTCTCAATAGCAAGTCCctttcaaatttaatattatcatttgAGGACAGTGGAAACTAATTTTATGTGAGACCCAGCAGAAATAGGGCTTTAAGTCTTCGTAGACCATTGCTATAGCAAAGACTTTAACAtagtttacccaaaaaaaaaaaataaataaataaataaagaaaataaaaaaaagcctaAGTCCTTGTTATTTAATAATGGCGGTGGACCACATTGCAGATCCTCCAATAAAAGTAGTACTTTTGTCCCATTATGAGTGGCACTGGAAATACACAAAGAATGTACACTCATAAGGGTCGCAGTGGTAGCTCAAGGGGCAGAGCAAGCCACAACCCATTACTG
Protein-coding regions in this window:
- the LOC132800816 gene encoding receptor-like protein 35 — encoded protein: MFYAHIPISEISRLTNLISLDLSDNFYELHDNVVMLALHMKEGVAGRLPQNMTNLRQLYLDFVQIDSPVPIHFANLSCLTHLSLQDCNLHGKVPNSIGNLKSLNILYLYPCRFFGVIPSSIGNLTELIDLRLWKNGFSGQIPYSLGNLTWLEVLIFASNSFSGKLPISVPPRVENQSNVRRTI
- the LOC112491799 gene encoding putative receptor like protein 25, with the translated sequence MEETSYNKSQLNYIGEGYYSYSVTMVNKGQEIPYIRIFAFFMSIDFSNNKFHGEIPRTIRGLRTLVVLNLSSNNFTGPVPLSLGNLIKLESLYLAKNKLSGQIRQQFTRLMFLEYLNLSDNELVGPIPQAGQIGIFENSSEGNWGLCGPPLSKKCGTSLLPPHDNEKSGDSILSGFGWEAVAIRYGCGLIIGLMLGYIITSRSPYLVFKIFHVIPPMRLKGINS